A region from the uncultured Macellibacteroides sp. genome encodes:
- a CDS encoding LptE family protein yields MRIKYKISVISFCLFLLTACSISYKFNGASIDYTKVKSISIKDFPNQASFIPYPPLAQIFTEGLKDIYVRQTRLSLVKNNGDLELEGEIIGCELTPMAVKEDAYSSRTKLTMTVRVRYTNRSNPDEDFEQTFSAYREFDSNQMLQTVQEELFGEIVEEISDLVYNATVANW; encoded by the coding sequence ATGCGAATCAAATACAAAATATCTGTTATCAGTTTCTGTCTCTTTCTTTTAACAGCCTGCTCCATCTCTTATAAATTCAATGGAGCATCGATTGATTATACAAAAGTAAAGAGCATTTCGATAAAAGATTTTCCAAATCAAGCATCTTTTATTCCTTATCCTCCATTGGCCCAGATATTCACTGAAGGCCTGAAGGATATATATGTTCGTCAGACCCGACTTTCGCTAGTTAAAAATAATGGTGATTTAGAATTAGAGGGCGAAATCATTGGGTGTGAACTTACCCCTATGGCTGTAAAGGAAGACGCCTATTCTTCAAGAACTAAATTAACAATGACAGTACGGGTACGTTATACGAATCGTTCCAATCCGGATGAAGATTTTGAACAAACATTTTCTGCTTACAGGGAATTTGATAGTAATCAAATGTTGCAAACTGTTCAGGAAGAATTGTTTGGCGAAATTGTGGAAGAAATATCTGACCTTGTTTACAATGCAACAGTAGCAAACTGGTAA
- a CDS encoding TonB-dependent receptor: MRKEFLMLAGAFIAGANSFAQEKQDSLRLINLQEVQVISTRAAANTPLAYRTIGKEEIKKQNFGQDIPFLLTLSPSVVATSDAGAGIGYTSFRIRGTDATRINVTTNGIPLNDSESHGVFWVNMPDIASSLEDLQIQRGVGTSTNGAGAFGASINMKTENVSNKAYGELSGTYGAFNTSKAQVKLGTGLLNNHWAFDVRISGINSDGFIDRASTNLKSYFAQAGYYGDNTILKFITFGGKEKTYHAWDGVPKDKLETDRTYNPSGYMGDDANGKPMYYDDQTDNYIQTHYQLLLTHAFTPNLTLNGGLHLTRGKGYYQEYKTGRKLSEYGLTPFEYNDQTVKKSDLVRQKWLDNYFGGAVLSLNYIYNRWNVTFGGAANKYDGDHYGKVLWVKNYVGNLSPDHTYYTSNGTKTDLNTYLKATYTLAKGLTAYADLQYRFIDYKINGQNDTWDWVNEEMQKLEIKKDFNFLNPKAGLFYQINLNHNLFASVAVAHREPARNNYTDASFNEKPESERMIDYEAGYTYRTPLLSLGVNLYYMKYKDQLVLTGKVNEIGEMLTSNIPDSYRSGIELMAGTQIAPWLRWDINATFSKNRIKNYTEYVDLYDSNWDWTGQVENKLGTTTIAFSPSVVANSMIAIDYKGWGAGLQSSYVGKQYIDNTTSNDRALDAYFVNNLRLGYTFSFKGMESASVNLLINNLFDETYESNAWVYSSYQQGSQARYDGFGYFPQSGTHILANLTLRF, translated from the coding sequence ATGAGAAAAGAGTTTTTAATGCTTGCCGGTGCATTTATTGCCGGCGCTAATTCTTTTGCACAAGAAAAACAGGATAGTCTGAGACTGATTAACCTGCAAGAAGTGCAAGTTATTTCTACACGAGCAGCCGCCAATACACCGCTTGCTTACAGAACCATTGGAAAAGAAGAAATCAAAAAACAAAACTTCGGGCAGGACATCCCATTCCTGTTAACGCTTTCACCATCTGTTGTTGCGACTTCCGATGCAGGAGCCGGCATTGGGTATACAAGTTTCCGTATTCGCGGAACAGATGCAACTCGAATCAATGTAACAACAAACGGTATTCCGTTAAATGATTCCGAGTCGCACGGTGTTTTTTGGGTAAATATGCCAGATATTGCATCTTCACTGGAAGATTTACAAATTCAGCGAGGAGTCGGAACTTCCACTAATGGAGCAGGCGCTTTTGGTGCCAGCATCAATATGAAAACTGAGAATGTATCGAATAAGGCTTATGGTGAACTTTCCGGAACTTACGGAGCATTCAATACATCCAAGGCGCAGGTTAAGCTTGGCACAGGTTTATTAAACAATCACTGGGCTTTCGATGTCCGAATTTCGGGAATAAATTCAGATGGATTTATCGACAGAGCATCCACGAATCTTAAATCGTATTTTGCTCAGGCTGGGTATTACGGAGATAATACCATCCTGAAATTTATAACTTTCGGAGGGAAAGAAAAAACCTATCATGCCTGGGATGGCGTGCCAAAAGATAAACTTGAAACAGATCGTACCTACAACCCAAGCGGATACATGGGAGATGACGCCAATGGTAAACCGATGTATTACGATGATCAAACGGATAATTATATCCAAACCCACTATCAACTGTTGCTTACGCATGCATTTACTCCTAACCTAACACTGAATGGGGGATTGCATTTAACCCGTGGAAAAGGATATTATCAGGAATACAAAACCGGGCGCAAGCTGTCGGAATACGGATTAACTCCCTTTGAATATAATGATCAAACCGTAAAGAAAAGTGATCTGGTACGACAGAAATGGCTCGATAATTATTTTGGTGGAGCCGTACTCTCTCTGAATTATATATATAACCGTTGGAATGTTACCTTTGGGGGTGCTGCGAATAAATACGATGGCGATCACTATGGAAAAGTGCTATGGGTAAAAAACTACGTAGGTAATCTTTCTCCCGATCATACCTATTATACCAGCAACGGAACAAAGACAGATTTAAACACCTATCTAAAGGCTACTTATACGCTCGCGAAAGGATTGACAGCTTACGCAGATTTGCAGTATCGTTTTATTGATTACAAGATAAACGGACAAAATGATACGTGGGATTGGGTAAACGAAGAGATGCAAAAGCTGGAAATCAAGAAAGATTTTAATTTCTTAAACCCAAAAGCAGGGTTGTTTTATCAGATTAACCTCAATCATAATTTGTTTGCCTCTGTAGCTGTTGCTCATCGTGAACCGGCAAGAAACAACTACACAGATGCTTCATTCAACGAAAAGCCCGAGTCCGAACGAATGATTGATTATGAAGCCGGCTATACATACCGTACTCCTCTGTTATCGCTGGGTGTAAACCTTTACTATATGAAGTATAAAGATCAGTTGGTGTTAACAGGTAAGGTAAATGAAATAGGAGAGATGCTTACATCAAACATTCCAGACAGTTATCGATCAGGAATTGAACTAATGGCAGGAACGCAGATTGCGCCCTGGTTACGTTGGGATATAAACGCTACATTCAGCAAAAACAGGATTAAAAACTATACAGAGTATGTAGATTTATACGATTCAAACTGGGATTGGACCGGACAGGTTGAAAATAAGCTCGGTACTACAACCATTGCTTTCTCTCCCTCGGTGGTTGCCAACAGTATGATCGCCATAGATTATAAAGGATGGGGAGCTGGACTTCAGTCCAGCTATGTAGGAAAACAGTACATTGATAATACGACAAGCAACGACCGTGCTTTAGATGCTTACTTTGTAAATAACCTTCGGTTGGGATATACCTTCTCATTCAAAGGAATGGAGTCTGCATCAGTCAATTTGTTAATAAACAACCTGTTCGACGAAACATACGAAAGCAATGCCTGGGTATACTCCTCTTATCAGCAAGGTAGCCAGGCAAGATATGATGGCTTTGGATATTTCCCACAGTCAGGAACGCATATATTGGCAAATCTTACACTCAGATTTTAA
- a CDS encoding glycosyl hydrolase family 18 protein: MKRFILLGMLTCFCMFLRAGEPDLPKPSKPYVVAYVTSGSKIIPDVRYITHLNYAFGHVNDRFDGVKIDNESRLSELSKLKEQSPYLKVLISIGGWGSGRFSEMAAKETTRNQFAADCKRVVDQFNLDGIDIDWEYPGSSAARISSSADDWENYTLLMQAIRKAIGPDKLLTLASQAGARFIDFAAIEPVIDFVNIMTYDMGRPPAHHAPLYQSYLTRGLSVDEAVAAHVKAGIPLNKLTMGMPFYGHGKEYLPDFIDYKDIMNLSGYEWKWDDQAQAPYATNAKGILVCTYDDPRSIALKCNYIIEKGMLGAMYWEYDGDDASGTLRKAVFEGLNK, translated from the coding sequence ATGAAAAGATTCATTCTGTTGGGTATGCTCACTTGCTTTTGTATGTTCTTACGTGCCGGAGAGCCTGATCTGCCAAAACCTTCGAAACCGTATGTGGTAGCTTATGTTACTTCAGGAAGTAAGATTATACCGGATGTAAGGTATATAACCCATCTTAATTATGCATTCGGGCATGTGAACGATCGCTTTGATGGTGTAAAAATCGATAACGAAAGCCGCTTATCCGAACTTTCAAAATTAAAGGAACAGTCGCCTTATTTAAAAGTCCTTATATCCATAGGAGGGTGGGGAAGCGGTAGATTTAGTGAAATGGCTGCCAAAGAAACAACCCGAAACCAATTTGCGGCAGATTGCAAGCGAGTTGTCGATCAGTTTAATCTTGATGGGATAGATATTGACTGGGAGTATCCTGGTTCTTCGGCTGCCAGAATCTCCTCTTCAGCAGATGATTGGGAGAACTATACATTGCTGATGCAGGCCATAAGGAAGGCAATTGGTCCGGATAAATTACTTACGCTGGCCTCGCAGGCCGGAGCAAGATTTATAGATTTTGCGGCCATCGAACCGGTAATCGATTTTGTTAATATAATGACCTACGATATGGGACGCCCACCGGCGCACCATGCTCCTCTTTACCAGTCGTATTTAACACGCGGACTATCGGTCGATGAAGCTGTAGCCGCACATGTTAAGGCAGGCATTCCTCTGAATAAATTAACGATGGGTATGCCATTTTACGGACATGGAAAGGAATATTTACCCGACTTTATCGATTACAAAGATATAATGAATCTGTCGGGATATGAGTGGAAATGGGACGATCAAGCACAAGCTCCTTACGCAACAAATGCAAAAGGTATACTTGTATGTACTTACGATGATCCCCGCTCTATTGCCCTAAAATGCAATTATATAATAGAAAAGGGAATGCTTGGAGCCATGTACTGGGAATACGATGGCGATGATGCCTCCGGAACATTGCGAAAAGCTGTTTTCGAAGGTTTGAATAAATAA
- a CDS encoding ABC transporter permease — MSKTALIIKREYLNRVSKKSFLILTFLTPLLFAAMVFVPLWLSSIKGDEVRNVVVLDRTGKYASLFEDADNYKFIAGDKSLESYKQASDKEVYAIVSITDDLIAHPEAATMYSEKQIPGDLSRIVNQVLSRKLENEKMATYNIPNLKEIIKESQINFEINTIKWSEDGSESESSSLVASIVGLIFTVISYMFIMIYGAMVMQGVMEEKTNRIVELMVSSVRPFQLMMGKIIGIGLVGLTQMFLWGILTMALVLGGQFLFMGSVDPQMMQQGAMMGQGSMPGMAEASQEPAAKLFGMLQTINFAEIGIFFVIYFIGGYMLYASVFAAIGSAVESQEDTQQFMTPIMIFLVFSLYAGIYSMENPEGPLAFWCSLIPFTSPIVMMIRLPFEVPLWEKLLSVSLLYVTFVGIIWLSAKIYRVGILMYGKKPTIKEMIKWLRYK, encoded by the coding sequence ATGAGTAAGACTGCACTAATCATAAAAAGAGAATACCTGAACAGGGTAAGCAAGAAATCGTTTCTGATTCTAACCTTTCTTACTCCTTTGTTGTTTGCGGCCATGGTTTTTGTTCCTCTGTGGCTTTCGTCTATCAAAGGGGATGAAGTTCGTAATGTGGTTGTTCTGGACCGTACCGGCAAATATGCTTCCCTTTTTGAGGATGCTGACAATTATAAGTTTATTGCCGGAGATAAGTCGCTGGAAAGTTACAAACAGGCAAGCGACAAGGAGGTATACGCCATCGTGAGTATAACCGACGATCTGATTGCTCATCCGGAGGCGGCTACCATGTATTCGGAAAAGCAGATTCCGGGAGACCTGAGTCGCATAGTGAATCAGGTGCTTAGCCGTAAGCTGGAGAATGAGAAAATGGCTACTTATAATATTCCCAACCTAAAGGAAATCATAAAGGAGAGCCAGATTAATTTTGAAATTAACACAATCAAATGGAGTGAAGACGGCAGTGAAAGCGAGTCTTCCTCCTTGGTGGCCTCTATCGTAGGACTGATTTTCACAGTGATATCCTATATGTTTATCATGATATACGGCGCCATGGTGATGCAAGGCGTGATGGAAGAGAAGACTAATCGGATTGTGGAACTGATGGTATCGTCGGTTCGTCCTTTCCAGCTGATGATGGGGAAAATTATCGGCATCGGGTTAGTTGGTTTAACTCAGATGTTCCTGTGGGGTATACTTACCATGGCACTTGTTCTGGGTGGTCAGTTTCTCTTTATGGGCAGCGTAGACCCCCAGATGATGCAACAAGGAGCCATGATGGGTCAGGGTTCCATGCCAGGTATGGCGGAAGCGTCTCAGGAGCCTGCCGCAAAGTTATTTGGTATGCTTCAGACAATCAACTTTGCCGAGATAGGCATCTTCTTTGTGATCTATTTTATAGGAGGTTATATGTTGTATGCTTCGGTATTTGCGGCTATCGGTTCGGCAGTCGAAAGCCAGGAGGATACGCAGCAGTTTATGACTCCCATCATGATATTCCTGGTATTCTCTCTGTATGCAGGCATATACAGTATGGAGAATCCTGAAGGTCCTCTGGCTTTCTGGTGTTCGCTTATTCCTTTTACATCGCCCATTGTGATGATGATCCGGCTTCCTTTCGAAGTGCCTCTTTGGGAAAAGCTTTTGTCGGTATCCCTTTTGTATGTTACCTTTGTAGGAATTATCTGGCTGTCGGCCAAGATATACAGGGTGGGAATTCTGATGTACGGAAAGAAGCCAACCATAAAAGAGATGATCAAATGGCTGCGCTATAAATAA
- a CDS encoding thiamine diphosphokinase — MKYYPLQAAGFLPETMILANGSFPKHPVLLEWLTKCDYIVCCDGAVDDFLQLGRKPAAIVGDCDSLSAATKSLYADILYSDSDQETNDLTKSVRYCTSRGRNNIMIVGATGKREDHTLGNISLLSDYYNEVQVEMVTDYGVFTPINEASTFQSFAGQQVSLFSMDASPLSVVGLKYPIKDKCYNRLWQGTLNESLGSEFTVLPSGKVIVYRVFNS; from the coding sequence ATGAAATATTATCCGCTACAAGCTGCCGGTTTCTTACCGGAAACTATGATTCTAGCGAATGGGAGTTTTCCAAAACATCCTGTTCTTCTGGAATGGTTAACAAAATGTGACTATATTGTTTGCTGCGACGGTGCGGTAGACGATTTCTTGCAACTTGGCAGAAAACCGGCAGCTATAGTAGGGGATTGCGATTCATTATCAGCTGCAACAAAGTCATTGTACGCAGATATTCTATATTCGGACAGTGATCAGGAAACCAACGATCTTACCAAATCAGTCCGCTATTGTACGTCGCGAGGACGCAACAACATTATGATAGTGGGAGCCACAGGCAAACGTGAAGACCATACCTTGGGAAATATCAGTCTGTTATCCGATTATTATAACGAAGTTCAGGTCGAAATGGTTACGGATTATGGTGTTTTTACTCCCATTAATGAGGCTAGTACCTTCCAAAGCTTCGCCGGACAACAAGTTTCTCTTTTTAGTATGGACGCATCTCCGTTGTCTGTTGTCGGGTTAAAGTATCCCATTAAGGATAAATGTTACAACAGATTGTGGCAGGGTACACTTAATGAAAGTCTTGGCTCTGAGTTTACTGTTTTACCATCAGGAAAAGTGATTGTTTACCGGGTATTCAACTCTTAG
- a CDS encoding sigma-54 dependent transcriptional regulator yields the protein MKVDLQQIKQRFGIIGNNPALNRAIDIALQVAPTDLSVLITGESGVGKETFPQIIHQNSPRKHGQYIAVNCGAIPAGTIDSELFGHEKGSFTDARSERKGYFEVADGGTLFLDEVGELPTQTQAYLLRVLETGEFMRVGSSKVQKTNVRIVAATNVNLAQAVSQGKFREDLFYRLNTIPIQIPPLRERSEDIHLLFRKFASDCAEKYRMPTIRLEDDARALLTNYRWPGNVRELKNITERISVIEENRDISADVLRFYLPNLEIEKFPVLVKQDNEQKIFNSEREILYQVLFDMKKDVTELKKLVHEIMNGNVQMPAVDETAYSQPHPLHHVQSIQEAEAYEEETLSLEDVEKDMIRKALEKHNGRRKNAASDLKISERTLYRKIKEYNLE from the coding sequence ATGAAGGTAGATTTGCAACAAATAAAGCAACGTTTTGGTATAATTGGCAATAATCCAGCCTTAAACCGGGCGATTGACATAGCATTACAAGTGGCGCCGACAGATTTATCTGTTCTTATTACAGGGGAAAGTGGCGTTGGTAAAGAAACATTTCCTCAGATCATTCATCAAAATAGTCCCCGTAAGCACGGACAATATATTGCTGTTAACTGTGGAGCCATTCCTGCCGGAACAATCGATTCGGAGCTTTTTGGCCACGAGAAAGGTTCTTTTACAGATGCCCGTTCCGAGCGTAAGGGCTATTTTGAAGTAGCAGACGGCGGTACATTATTTCTTGATGAAGTAGGAGAGTTGCCTACACAAACTCAAGCCTATCTGTTACGTGTACTTGAAACTGGCGAATTTATGAGAGTTGGTTCTTCAAAGGTTCAAAAAACCAATGTGAGGATTGTTGCTGCGACAAATGTTAATTTGGCTCAGGCAGTTTCTCAAGGTAAATTTCGTGAAGATTTATTCTACAGACTTAACACAATTCCTATTCAGATTCCGCCTTTGCGCGAAAGGTCAGAAGATATTCATCTGCTTTTCAGAAAATTTGCCAGTGACTGTGCCGAAAAATACAGAATGCCGACCATTCGTCTGGAAGATGATGCCCGCGCTTTGCTTACCAACTATCGTTGGCCGGGAAATGTGCGCGAATTAAAAAATATAACAGAACGTATTTCCGTAATTGAAGAAAATCGTGATATTTCGGCAGATGTTTTACGTTTCTATCTTCCAAATCTTGAAATAGAGAAATTTCCTGTATTGGTAAAGCAGGATAATGAGCAAAAAATATTCAATAGCGAACGAGAAATTCTTTATCAGGTACTGTTTGATATGAAGAAAGATGTAACAGAGCTGAAAAAACTTGTACATGAAATAATGAATGGAAATGTTCAGATGCCGGCGGTTGATGAAACGGCCTATTCGCAGCCTCATCCTCTTCATCATGTCCAGTCGATTCAAGAAGCGGAAGCTTATGAAGAAGAAACTCTTTCACTCGAAGATGTTGAAAAGGACATGATACGTAAAGCACTGGAAAAACATAATGGCCGACGCAAAAATGCGGCTTCTGATCTGAAGATATCTGAGCGCACCTTGTACCGGAAAATAAAAGAATATAATCTTGAATAG
- a CDS encoding lysophospholipid acyltransferase family protein: MKKSVVDLSDLQEIVPFFKTKVGAYFGKRIIKWLNIDTVNEIHAKHCHLRGSAFTSALLSDPLMDIRYKVHNSEVLNSLPEGAFITVSNHPFGSIDGIMLIDIFASRRPDFAVMVNGVLTKIGAMEDNFISVKPDSKNRGANVANVNGVRTSLERLKSGHPMGFFPSGSISFYDKKAKRIQDLEWTLSVIKLIRKGQVPVYPVYFDGLNTSFFYWLGRFSWKIRTLRIPTEAFNKKGKIMNVYVGDPISVEEQNQHVSDHEFASFLFSRTYSLKSELETNSSSFK; the protein is encoded by the coding sequence ATGAAAAAAAGTGTAGTCGACTTATCTGATTTGCAGGAGATTGTCCCATTCTTTAAGACTAAGGTTGGGGCGTATTTTGGAAAACGGATAATTAAATGGCTTAATATTGATACGGTAAATGAAATTCATGCCAAACATTGTCATCTCAGAGGATCAGCCTTTACTTCAGCGCTGCTTAGTGATCCTTTAATGGACATTCGTTATAAAGTGCATAATTCCGAAGTATTGAATTCATTGCCCGAAGGGGCTTTTATTACTGTATCAAATCATCCGTTTGGATCTATAGATGGTATAATGCTTATTGATATATTCGCATCTCGCAGACCAGATTTTGCAGTGATGGTGAATGGGGTACTTACGAAGATTGGGGCGATGGAAGATAATTTTATTTCAGTCAAGCCAGACTCTAAAAACAGAGGAGCTAATGTGGCCAATGTTAATGGCGTGCGGACATCCCTCGAACGACTCAAGTCAGGCCATCCCATGGGATTTTTTCCTTCCGGATCGATTTCTTTTTATGATAAAAAAGCAAAAAGAATTCAGGATCTTGAATGGACTTTAAGTGTTATAAAGTTGATTCGAAAAGGTCAGGTTCCTGTTTACCCTGTTTATTTTGATGGTTTGAATACTTCATTTTTCTATTGGCTGGGGCGTTTTAGCTGGAAAATACGTACGTTACGTATTCCTACAGAAGCTTTCAACAAGAAGGGAAAGATTATGAATGTTTATGTAGGAGATCCTATTTCTGTTGAAGAACAAAATCAGCATGTTTCGGATCATGAATTTGCTAGTTTCTTGTTTTCTAGAACCTATTCATTAAAAAGTGAATTGGAAACTAATTCAAGCTCTTTTAAATAG
- the secG gene encoding preprotein translocase subunit SecG, with translation MYVFISILILIASILLILIVLVQNSKGGGLASGFSSSNQIMGVRKTTDFLEKATWGLAGFVILLSIVITAFIPREQATTQSEINQQVNEAVTIDPNTIAPDFGTAQQPAATPEATPEEAPKK, from the coding sequence ATGTACGTATTTATTTCTATCTTAATCTTGATCGCATCGATACTATTGATTTTGATTGTATTGGTACAAAACTCTAAAGGAGGAGGTTTGGCATCGGGATTTTCATCCTCTAACCAGATTATGGGGGTAAGAAAAACAACAGATTTTCTTGAAAAAGCTACATGGGGTTTGGCAGGATTTGTTATATTATTAAGTATTGTTATTACTGCTTTTATTCCCAGAGAACAAGCTACGACTCAGTCTGAAATCAATCAGCAGGTAAATGAAGCTGTAACAATCGATCCAAACACTATCGCTCCTGATTTTGGAACAGCACAGCAACCAGCAGCTACACCGGAAGCTACACCAGAAGAAGCTCCAAAGAAATAA
- the pnuC gene encoding nicotinamide riboside transporter PnuC: MEYIEIIGALIGLIYLYLEYKASVYLWPVGVIMPLFYIYIFFFSKFYADMGINIYYLFASIYGWIRWNKESEQSKETSISHTPSKYWGRLLLVFSILFSGIAWMLIRFTDSPIPYGDSFTTALSIVAMWMLANKYIEQWGLWIGVNVVSCVLYAWKGLYPTALLFVVYSIVPIFGYIKWKQLMLLSVKEKA, encoded by the coding sequence ATGGAATATATCGAGATCATAGGTGCTCTTATAGGATTGATTTATCTCTATCTGGAATATAAAGCAAGTGTTTATTTGTGGCCGGTTGGTGTGATTATGCCCCTGTTTTACATTTACATTTTCTTTTTCTCCAAGTTTTACGCAGATATGGGCATAAATATTTATTACCTGTTTGCCAGCATTTATGGTTGGATACGGTGGAATAAAGAATCAGAACAGTCAAAGGAAACTTCCATATCGCATACTCCTTCAAAATATTGGGGTCGTTTGCTTCTTGTGTTTTCAATTCTTTTTTCCGGAATAGCATGGATGCTTATCCGCTTTACAGACAGTCCGATACCCTATGGTGATAGTTTTACAACGGCACTAAGTATAGTGGCCATGTGGATGCTTGCCAATAAGTATATTGAGCAATGGGGGCTTTGGATTGGCGTAAATGTTGTATCTTGCGTTCTTTATGCATGGAAAGGATTGTATCCTACAGCCCTGTTGTTTGTGGTATATTCCATTGTTCCGATATTTGGTTATATTAAATGGAAGCAGCTTATGTTGCTTTCTGTAAAAGAAAAAGCTTAA
- a CDS encoding NADH:flavin oxidoreductase/NADH oxidase translates to MSNLFTPLTIGNIELKNRIAVSPMCQYSAIDGLANDWHFVHYGSRAVGGAGLVLTEATAVSPEGRISSMDLGLWKDEQIISMQRIVKFIDSQGSVAGVQLAHAGRKASHGDPGRGDAQLSPTDGGWLTVAPSAIPFKKGELAPLELNESGIKQVITDFKSAAERALIAGFKVIEIHAAHGYLLHQFLSPLSNKRTDSYGGTFENRIRLLLEVVQAVRLACPEGYPLIVRLSATDWTDGGWDITETVKLSALLKEAGVHLIDCSTGGNVSNAHIPVGPGYQVSFAEQVRKGGGILSGAIGMITTGKQAEQILNEGKADLIVIGREFLRDPYFPLHAARDLGEDISYPQQYARAK, encoded by the coding sequence ATGTCGAATTTATTTACTCCCCTTACAATTGGAAATATAGAACTAAAAAACAGAATAGCAGTTTCCCCAATGTGTCAGTACTCAGCAATCGATGGATTGGCAAATGACTGGCATTTTGTGCATTATGGAAGCAGAGCTGTAGGCGGAGCCGGACTTGTGCTCACCGAGGCGACAGCTGTTTCTCCTGAAGGAAGAATTTCTTCTATGGATTTAGGCTTATGGAAAGATGAACAGATTATCTCAATGCAACGGATTGTCAAATTTATTGACAGTCAGGGAAGTGTTGCGGGTGTACAATTGGCTCATGCCGGACGAAAAGCTTCGCATGGAGATCCGGGAAGAGGTGATGCTCAACTTTCGCCAACTGATGGAGGATGGCTTACAGTTGCGCCTAGTGCAATTCCATTTAAAAAGGGAGAATTAGCTCCGCTAGAACTAAATGAAAGCGGAATTAAGCAGGTGATAACCGATTTTAAATCGGCGGCAGAAAGAGCCCTTATCGCGGGATTTAAAGTAATAGAGATTCATGCTGCACATGGTTACTTATTGCATCAGTTTCTTTCGCCGCTTAGTAATAAACGGACCGATTCTTACGGTGGAACTTTCGAAAACAGAATTCGTCTATTGCTTGAGGTCGTGCAAGCCGTTCGTTTGGCATGTCCGGAAGGCTATCCACTGATAGTCCGTTTATCCGCAACCGACTGGACCGATGGAGGCTGGGATATTACGGAAACGGTTAAACTATCCGCTCTTTTGAAGGAAGCCGGAGTTCATTTGATTGACTGCTCAACCGGAGGAAATGTTTCCAATGCGCATATACCGGTAGGTCCCGGATACCAGGTTTCCTTTGCTGAGCAAGTACGTAAGGGTGGAGGTATTCTCTCGGGTGCTATTGGAATGATAACAACCGGAAAACAAGCAGAACAGATTCTGAATGAAGGTAAAGCCGACCTAATTGTTATAGGACGCGAATTTTTGAGAGACCCCTATTTCCCTCTTCATGCAGCACGCGATTTAGGCGAAGATATTTCTTATCCACAACAATATGCGCGTGCAAAATAA